In Alteracholeplasma palmae J233, a single genomic region encodes these proteins:
- a CDS encoding ParA family protein, whose product MGKIIAISNQKGGVGKTTTSVNLAAALAQNNKRILLVDFDPQASATASYGITRGLNENIYNVLVGERTFEETIVSLGQFKLDVIPAAINLAYLEVLVDHDDRNYFLYKQLQKIKDKYDYILIDCPPSLGLLTLNALYAADSVLIPVQCHFLAVDGLTQLLNTIRLVQKDLRVNNRALLIEGVLLTMLDKRTKAGWEVVNEIKGYFGKEVFETIITNNVAAQVAPTYGLPVLKYAPKSISSKLYKSLAKEVIKRNEAK is encoded by the coding sequence ATGGGAAAGATTATAGCAATTTCAAATCAAAAAGGTGGCGTTGGAAAAACCACAACAAGTGTTAACTTAGCAGCAGCACTTGCACAAAATAATAAAAGGATATTACTAGTAGATTTTGACCCACAAGCAAGCGCAACCGCAAGCTATGGAATCACTAGAGGATTAAATGAAAATATCTATAATGTTTTAGTGGGGGAAAGAACTTTTGAAGAGACAATTGTTTCATTAGGGCAGTTTAAATTAGATGTGATTCCAGCGGCTATCAATCTAGCTTATCTAGAAGTATTAGTCGATCATGATGATAGAAACTACTTTTTATATAAGCAGTTACAAAAGATTAAAGATAAATACGATTATATACTTATCGATTGCCCACCATCATTAGGATTATTAACATTAAATGCTTTATATGCAGCAGATTCTGTGTTAATACCTGTGCAATGTCATTTTTTAGCAGTTGATGGATTAACTCAACTTCTAAATACAATTAGACTTGTCCAAAAAGATTTAAGAGTTAACAATAGAGCATTACTAATTGAAGGTGTTTTATTGACCATGCTAGATAAAAGAACTAAAGCTGGATGGGAAGTTGTTAATGAAATTAAAGGATATTTTGGTAAAGAAGTATTTGAAACAATAATTACTAATAACGTGGCGGCACAGGTTGCCCCAACTTATGGATTACCAGTTTTAAAATACGCACCTAAATCAATATCATCTAAATTATATAAATCCCTTGCCAAGGAGGTTATTAAACGTAATGAAGCCAAATAA
- a CDS encoding DUF951 domain-containing protein, translated as MYSIGEKIYTKKNHACGKNEWEVKRIGADIKLVCTNCQREIMLPKRELDKKIIKKD; from the coding sequence ATGTATAGCATAGGTGAAAAAATATATACAAAAAAGAACCACGCCTGTGGTAAAAATGAATGGGAAGTCAAAAGAATAGGTGCAGACATCAAACTTGTTTGTACGAATTGTCAACGAGAAATTATGCTTCCAAAACGAGAATTAGACAAAAAAATCATTAAAAAAGACTGA
- the tkt gene encoding transketolase, whose translation MNNNAINAIRFLGVDAINKANSGHPGIVLGAAPMLHVLYTKHLNINPKDDKWINRDRFILSAGHGSALLYAINHLSGFKVSIEDLKNFRQIGNTPGHPEYGHTHGIETTSGPLGQGISNAVGMALAETHLAAKFNKPELSIFDHYTYVLCGDGDLQEGVTMESMSLAGHLGLSKLIVLYDSNDIQLDGKTSLAYSDNAKKKFEAMGWQHLLVTDGEDLESIDKAIKKAKKETDKPTIIEVKTIIGRGTSIEGTSKVHGAPIGLEEAKKLREKLQYKNEPFEVDQEVYDFYKKNVLNRGKRVQSKWNKELALYKEQYHNEYEQLMNYYSQPEVDLSLLPTYEKGSKEATRNVSGKVIESLSKTYTNLIGGSADLTASTKAKGADGDFTKENRLGRNINFGVREHAMASIANGMVLHGGLKVFVGGFFVFSDYMKPAIRLASIMQIPVTYVFTHDTVAVGEDGPTHEPIEQLVMLRSIPNLVVLRPADANETKMAWKIAMESKDHPTAIILTRQSVPNLETSTYEGVNKGGYIISKEEQKLDGILLASGSEVSLALKAKEILKQKNIDIRVVSMPSIELFEKQEKAYKDSILPKEVKILAVEMASPLSWYKYTQHVYGINTFGVSAPLEKVLEHFGYTPQDLADGFIKL comes from the coding sequence ATGAACAATAATGCAATTAATGCAATTCGTTTTTTAGGGGTAGATGCTATTAATAAAGCTAATAGTGGACACCCAGGGATTGTTTTAGGTGCAGCACCTATGTTACATGTTTTATATACGAAACATTTAAACATAAATCCTAAAGATGATAAGTGGATAAACAGGGATAGATTTATTTTGTCTGCTGGACATGGTTCAGCTCTTTTATACGCAATCAATCATTTATCAGGATTTAAAGTGTCTATTGAAGATTTAAAAAATTTCAGACAAATCGGAAATACACCAGGTCACCCAGAGTATGGACATACACACGGTATTGAAACAACAAGTGGGCCTCTAGGACAAGGTATTTCTAATGCAGTAGGAATGGCGCTTGCTGAAACTCATTTAGCAGCTAAATTCAATAAACCAGAATTATCAATATTTGATCACTATACATATGTTTTATGTGGAGATGGTGATTTACAAGAAGGGGTTACCATGGAGTCTATGAGTTTAGCAGGACACCTTGGGCTATCTAAATTGATTGTTTTATATGATTCAAACGATATTCAGTTAGATGGAAAAACTTCTTTAGCTTATAGTGATAATGCTAAAAAGAAATTTGAAGCTATGGGGTGGCAACACTTATTAGTTACAGATGGTGAAGATTTAGAATCAATTGATAAAGCAATTAAAAAGGCTAAAAAAGAAACTGACAAACCTACTATTATAGAAGTGAAAACAATTATAGGTAGAGGTACTTCAATTGAAGGAACTAGTAAAGTTCATGGCGCTCCAATTGGACTTGAAGAAGCTAAAAAATTAAGAGAAAAATTACAATATAAAAATGAACCATTTGAAGTAGATCAAGAGGTTTATGATTTCTATAAAAAGAATGTTCTTAATAGAGGAAAAAGAGTTCAAAGCAAGTGGAACAAAGAGTTAGCACTTTATAAAGAACAATATCATAATGAATATGAACAACTAATGAACTACTATAGTCAGCCAGAAGTTGATTTATCTTTATTACCAACATATGAAAAAGGTTCAAAAGAAGCTACTAGAAATGTTAGTGGTAAAGTAATTGAATCGTTATCTAAAACATATACAAATTTAATTGGTGGATCAGCAGACCTTACCGCTTCTACTAAAGCTAAAGGTGCAGATGGTGATTTCACTAAAGAAAATAGATTAGGTAGAAATATTAACTTTGGTGTAAGAGAACATGCTATGGCATCAATTGCTAATGGTATGGTTTTACATGGTGGGTTAAAAGTATTTGTTGGTGGGTTCTTCGTATTTAGTGACTATATGAAACCAGCCATTAGATTAGCATCTATTATGCAAATACCAGTGACTTACGTATTTACCCATGATACGGTTGCTGTTGGGGAAGATGGACCAACGCATGAACCAATCGAACAATTAGTGATGTTAAGAAGTATCCCTAATCTTGTTGTATTAAGACCTGCAGATGCTAATGAAACAAAAATGGCATGGAAAATTGCGATGGAATCAAAAGATCATCCAACCGCAATTATATTAACAAGACAATCAGTTCCTAATTTAGAAACTTCTACTTATGAAGGAGTAAATAAAGGCGGATACATTATATCTAAGGAAGAACAAAAATTAGATGGTATTTTATTAGCATCAGGATCTGAAGTATCTTTAGCATTAAAAGCTAAAGAAATACTTAAACAAAAAAATATTGATATTAGAGTAGTAAGTATGCCTTCAATAGAGTTATTTGAAAAACAAGAAAAAGCATATAAAGACTCAATTTTACCAAAAGAAGTTAAAATATTAGCAGTAGAAATGGCTAGTCCTTTATCTTGGTACAAATATACTCAACATGTATATGGTATAAATACATTTGGAGTATCTGCGCCACTTGAAAAAGTATTAGAACATTTCGGCTATACACCACAAGATTTAGCAGATGGGTTTATTAAACTATAG
- the rsmG gene encoding 16S rRNA (guanine(527)-N(7))-methyltransferase RsmG yields MFQDNLKELDIVLNEEQLKQFETYYEFLIEYNKITNLTAITDKKEVYYKHFFDSLSLTTSLDFNQIKNMCDIGAGAGFPSIPIKIVYPHLEVTIVDSLGKRIKFLEQLSEKLNLSNINLVHERAEIFALTHLNSFDLVSARAVGHLALILELGIPMVKPKGYFIAPKGSNYKEELNDSKNALKVLKTELIKENTFSLPYDFGFRSNLVFVKKQNVNGYPRPYAQINKNRL; encoded by the coding sequence ATGTTTCAAGATAATTTAAAAGAACTAGATATAGTACTAAATGAAGAACAACTAAAACAATTTGAAACATACTATGAGTTTTTAATTGAATATAATAAAATAACTAACTTAACAGCGATTACTGACAAAAAAGAAGTGTATTACAAGCACTTCTTTGATTCATTATCGCTTACAACATCTTTGGATTTTAATCAAATTAAAAATATGTGTGATATTGGAGCAGGGGCTGGTTTCCCTAGTATTCCTATTAAGATCGTTTATCCGCATTTAGAAGTTACAATTGTTGATTCATTAGGAAAAAGAATTAAATTTTTAGAACAACTATCAGAAAAACTTAACTTAAGTAACATCAATTTAGTTCATGAGAGGGCAGAGATATTTGCCCTTACTCATTTAAACTCATTTGATTTGGTGAGTGCTAGAGCTGTTGGTCATTTAGCACTTATACTAGAGCTAGGTATTCCTATGGTTAAACCCAAAGGATATTTTATTGCTCCTAAAGGTTCAAATTACAAAGAAGAATTAAATGATAGCAAAAATGCATTAAAAGTATTAAAAACGGAATTAATAAAAGAAAATACTTTTTCATTGCCATATGACTTCGGATTTAGATCAAATTTAGTTTTTGTTAAAAAACAAAACGTCAATGGATATCCAAGACCATATGCACAAATAAATAAGAATAGATTATAG
- a CDS encoding ParB/RepB/Spo0J family partition protein → MKPNNLKPRKLEDLIKEHHIDEVLEGEVVLEVELSKIKPNPFQPRRIFNPEKIRELANSIEEHGVFQPIILKTVKEGYIIVSGERRFRASQLVGKKTIPAIIRAYQEDKVAEIALVENLQREDLTAIEEAEAYLNIMKQLEITQNDLAIKIGKSRSHVTNMLGLLNLPAEVQQMMLENKLSMGHARALSKLEDSEKIIQLAKKIINENLSVRQIEELTQRESKAKKIKVQRKPEIFQKYEKKIKEKYQVSAKIFTNKIVISKLTEEKINDIINILLKDDY, encoded by the coding sequence ATGAAGCCAAATAACTTAAAACCTAGAAAATTAGAAGATTTAATAAAAGAACATCATATTGATGAAGTATTAGAAGGAGAGGTTGTCTTAGAGGTCGAGCTTTCTAAGATTAAACCTAACCCTTTTCAACCAAGACGTATCTTTAACCCTGAAAAAATAAGAGAATTGGCTAATTCAATCGAAGAACATGGTGTTTTTCAACCTATTATTTTAAAAACAGTTAAAGAAGGTTATATCATTGTTTCAGGTGAAAGAAGATTTAGAGCTTCTCAATTAGTAGGCAAAAAAACAATTCCTGCAATCATTAGAGCATATCAAGAAGATAAGGTTGCTGAAATAGCACTTGTTGAAAATTTACAAAGAGAAGATTTAACGGCTATTGAAGAAGCAGAAGCTTACTTAAATATCATGAAACAATTAGAAATTACACAAAATGATCTTGCAATCAAAATAGGAAAAAGCAGATCTCATGTAACAAATATGCTAGGATTATTAAATTTACCAGCTGAAGTACAGCAAATGATGTTAGAAAATAAACTATCTATGGGCCACGCAAGGGCTTTATCAAAGCTAGAAGATTCAGAAAAAATCATACAACTAGCTAAAAAAATTATTAATGAAAATTTATCTGTTAGACAAATTGAAGAACTAACTCAAAGAGAAAGTAAAGCTAAAAAAATAAAAGTTCAAAGAAAACCTGAAATTTTTCAAAAATACGAAAAGAAAATTAAAGAAAAATATCAAGTTTCAGCTAAAATATTTACTAATAAAATAGTTATTTCTAAATTAACAGAAGAAAAAATAAATGATATTATTAATATTTTATTAAAGGATGATTACTAA
- the mnmG gene encoding tRNA uridine-5-carboxymethylaminomethyl(34) synthesis enzyme MnmG has translation MGLLNYRKEVFHMYDGIVVGGGHAGIEAALALAKMNKKVVLITGDLNKVASLPCNPSIGGPAKGIVVREIDALGGQMAKSADLGQVQMKMLNASKGPAVRALRAQIDKKKYPKIMSDLIKTTKGLDLLEELVDTLIIENNEVKGVLLQNGNKVYSKTVIITTGTYLASQVLIGNEKTPSGPNGEKTTYGISGQLKELGFDVVRLKTGTPPRIAKDSIDYSKMTVQPGDDKFQTFSFDSPITELGYQEPCYLTHTNLTTHEIINQHLDESSMYGGYVEGIGPRYCPSIEDKVVRFSDKERHQVFVEPESLEIDEMYIQGVSTSMPRYVQEQIVKSIPGLENAKIVKYAYAIEYDAIDPIQLYPSLETKKIKNLFCAGQINGTSGYEEAACQGLMAGINAGLKVSGKEPLILKRNEAYIGVLIDDLVTKGTHEPYRLLTSRAEHRLLLRHDNADLRLRDYGYQVGLVDQNTYDKFENKRETITRLLNRANEIKVVPNKENLEYLSSVASSPVYEGVSLSNLLKRPELGVETLKHFIKEDQSDDIYEQVEIQIKYAGYIEKAYREVDKLLRLESKSIPEETNYKAIHNLSSEAKEKLTKIKPQTIGQASRILGVNPADISILMVYLESRNVSR, from the coding sequence ATGGGTTTATTAAACTATAGAAAAGAAGTGTTTCACATGTATGATGGCATAGTAGTTGGAGGTGGACATGCAGGTATCGAAGCTGCATTAGCCTTAGCCAAAATGAATAAAAAAGTAGTATTAATTACAGGCGACTTAAATAAAGTCGCTTCTTTGCCTTGCAATCCATCCATTGGTGGACCTGCAAAAGGAATCGTTGTAAGAGAAATAGATGCACTCGGTGGACAAATGGCTAAGTCAGCAGACTTAGGCCAAGTCCAAATGAAGATGCTAAACGCATCAAAAGGACCTGCAGTTCGTGCTTTAAGAGCTCAAATAGATAAAAAGAAGTATCCTAAAATCATGTCTGATCTGATTAAAACAACTAAAGGATTAGATTTATTAGAAGAGTTAGTAGATACTTTAATTATTGAAAATAATGAAGTAAAGGGAGTTTTACTTCAAAATGGAAATAAAGTTTATAGTAAAACAGTTATTATTACAACAGGAACATATTTAGCGAGCCAAGTTTTAATAGGAAATGAAAAAACACCATCAGGACCTAATGGAGAAAAGACTACTTATGGTATTAGTGGTCAATTAAAAGAACTAGGATTTGATGTTGTCAGACTTAAAACAGGAACTCCGCCAAGAATTGCTAAAGATAGTATAGATTACTCTAAAATGACAGTTCAACCTGGTGATGATAAATTCCAAACATTCAGTTTTGATTCTCCAATCACTGAACTTGGATATCAAGAACCATGTTATTTAACGCATACCAACTTAACAACACATGAAATTATTAACCAACATTTAGATGAATCATCTATGTATGGTGGATATGTAGAAGGTATCGGACCAAGATACTGTCCTTCTATTGAAGATAAAGTAGTTCGTTTTAGTGATAAAGAAAGACATCAAGTCTTTGTTGAACCAGAAAGTTTAGAAATAGATGAAATGTATATCCAAGGTGTTTCTACAAGTATGCCTAGATATGTACAAGAACAAATTGTAAAATCTATTCCAGGACTAGAAAATGCTAAAATTGTCAAATATGCTTATGCAATAGAATATGATGCAATTGACCCTATACAACTGTACCCAAGCCTTGAAACTAAAAAAATAAAAAATTTATTTTGTGCTGGGCAAATAAACGGAACAAGCGGATATGAAGAAGCTGCTTGTCAAGGTTTAATGGCTGGAATTAATGCAGGGCTAAAAGTAAGTGGAAAAGAACCATTGATTTTAAAAAGAAACGAAGCTTATATTGGTGTGCTTATAGATGATTTAGTTACTAAAGGTACACATGAACCTTATAGACTTTTAACCTCAAGAGCTGAACATAGATTACTATTAAGACATGATAATGCGGATTTAAGATTAAGAGACTATGGATATCAAGTAGGACTAGTTGATCAAAATACTTATGATAAATTTGAAAATAAAAGAGAAACTATTACTCGCTTATTAAATAGAGCAAATGAAATTAAAGTAGTTCCTAACAAAGAAAATTTAGAATATTTAAGTAGTGTTGCTTCATCACCAGTTTATGAAGGTGTAAGTCTATCTAATTTATTAAAAAGACCAGAATTAGGGGTAGAAACCTTAAAACACTTCATTAAGGAAGATCAAAGTGATGATATTTATGAACAAGTAGAAATTCAAATAAAGTATGCTGGGTATATTGAAAAAGCTTATAGAGAAGTAGATAAACTTTTAAGATTAGAATCTAAAAGCATACCAGAAGAAACAAACTACAAAGCTATTCATAACTTATCTTCAGAAGCTAAAGAAAAGTTAACAAAAATAAAACCACAAACAATTGGTCAAGCATCTAGAATTCTTGGAGTGAATCCTGCAGATATTTCTATTCTTATGGTTTATTTGGAGAGCAGAAATGTTTCAAGATAA